A region of Sulfuricella denitrificans skB26 DNA encodes the following proteins:
- a CDS encoding disulfide bond formation protein B, with product MTINNRVLFLGVFLACFGLLGFGLVLQHVIHLEPCPLCILQRIVFIVICATALTAAIHNPKHSGWTVYSGLLTFLSLLGGGIAAWQVYLQHLPPGQAPECGPGLDYMLEAMPLAKILPMIFKGSGECAEVTWTFLDMSIAEWALGWFVLFALVGLVAAFRRSASQK from the coding sequence GTGACAATTAATAATCGTGTGCTGTTTCTCGGGGTATTCCTGGCCTGTTTCGGGTTGCTAGGTTTTGGGCTGGTGCTACAGCATGTTATTCACCTCGAACCCTGCCCGCTGTGCATCCTTCAGCGCATCGTCTTCATCGTTATCTGTGCGACGGCACTGACGGCGGCTATTCATAATCCAAAACACAGTGGCTGGACCGTATATAGCGGATTGTTGACTTTTTTATCTCTGTTGGGCGGAGGAATCGCCGCCTGGCAGGTGTATTTGCAGCACCTGCCTCCCGGCCAAGCGCCAGAATGCGGGCCGGGTTTGGATTACATGCTTGAGGCCATGCCGCTGGCCAAAATTCTGCCGATGATTTTCAAAGGTTCGGGCGAGTGCGCCGAAGTAACCTGGACCTTTTTAGACATGTCCATCGCGGAATGGGCGCTGGGCTGGTTCGTCCTGTTTGCCTTGGTGGGACTGGTTGCGGCTTTTCGTCGCAGCGCATCTCAAAAGTAG
- a CDS encoding DUF2058 family protein — protein sequence MVSMQEQFLKAGLVAKNKVKQANQDKSKQKKVERRTGMHSVDEVRLAALETQQSFNL from the coding sequence ATGGTTTCTATGCAAGAGCAGTTTTTGAAAGCCGGCCTGGTCGCCAAAAACAAAGTCAAACAGGCCAATCAGGACAAAAGCAAGCAGAAGAAGGTCGAGCGCCGGACCGGTATGCACAGTGTCGATGAAGTGCGCCTGGCCGCACTCGAAACGCAACAGTCGTTCAATCTATAG
- a CDS encoding YceI family protein, producing the protein MKRYLAAFAVTTALVAPACAADSYTTDSEFTAPVFEITHLGFTTQHGRFNKTSGKIMIDFAAKTGSVDFTVYTESLDMGWGAWAKHLTSEGLFNVKKFPTMTFKSDKLIFDGNKVVAAEGQFTMIGVTKPLKVTVNGFQCGSNPVSKKPMCAGDITATLKRSDFGLTKYIPAVSDEVKISVPVEAYKNGAL; encoded by the coding sequence ATGAAAAGATACTTAGCCGCTTTCGCAGTAACGACCGCTCTGGTCGCGCCAGCTTGCGCTGCCGATAGCTACACTACCGATTCAGAATTTACCGCCCCGGTTTTTGAGATCACACACCTGGGTTTCACAACGCAACATGGCCGTTTCAACAAGACGAGCGGCAAAATCATGATCGACTTCGCGGCCAAGACGGGTAGCGTGGACTTCACGGTCTACACCGAGTCACTCGATATGGGCTGGGGGGCTTGGGCGAAACATTTGACCAGCGAGGGTTTGTTCAATGTGAAGAAATTTCCGACCATGACCTTCAAATCAGACAAACTGATTTTCGATGGCAACAAAGTTGTCGCGGCGGAAGGCCAATTCACCATGATCGGCGTGACCAAACCCCTCAAGGTTACGGTGAACGGTTTCCAGTGTGGCAGCAACCCAGTGAGCAAGAAACCGATGTGTGCCGGCGATATCACGGCTACCCTCAAGCGCTCTGACTTCGGGTTGACAAAATACATACCGGCGGTTAGCGACGAAGTCAAAATCAGCGTCCCGGTCGAAGCCTACAAGAACGGAGCACTTTAA
- a CDS encoding c-type cytochrome codes for MKNILLMLAVGLAATSSGCSNLERSRDLANPNVPPAVTAVQVCSNCHGVDGNSVSPNFPRLAGQQPVYIIEQMQNFRSQHRSDPAGFEYMWGLSHHLTDDQIKGLADYFAKQVAQPNAPADVQQMAAGKEIFEKGLPAKEAPPCMTCHGPKGEGLASFPRLANQHRDYLVKQLQVFQRTDERPNTPMTQVAHLLSHEEMESVASYLQAFPNDK; via the coding sequence ATGAAAAATATCTTATTAATGCTGGCTGTCGGACTGGCTGCGACTAGTTCCGGTTGTTCCAACCTCGAGCGCTCACGCGACCTCGCCAACCCGAATGTCCCTCCGGCGGTGACCGCCGTCCAGGTTTGTTCGAATTGCCACGGTGTCGATGGCAATTCCGTGTCGCCGAATTTCCCTCGACTCGCCGGGCAGCAGCCAGTCTACATCATCGAACAGATGCAGAACTTCAGAAGCCAACACCGCTCCGACCCGGCCGGCTTTGAATATATGTGGGGCTTAAGCCACCATCTCACCGACGATCAAATCAAGGGACTCGCCGACTACTTCGCCAAGCAGGTTGCGCAGCCCAACGCTCCCGCCGACGTGCAGCAAATGGCTGCCGGCAAGGAGATATTCGAGAAAGGGTTGCCGGCCAAAGAGGCTCCACCCTGCATGACTTGCCATGGACCTAAAGGGGAAGGACTCGCGAGTTTCCCCCGATTGGCGAATCAGCACCGGGACTACCTGGTGAAGCAACTGCAAGTTTTTCAGAGAACGGATGAAAGGCCGAATACGCCGATGACGCAAGTCGCACACCTGCTTTCCCACGAGGAAATGGAGTCCGTGGCCAGCTATTTGCAGGCGTTCCCCAACGACAAATAA